From a single Rutidosis leptorrhynchoides isolate AG116_Rl617_1_P2 chromosome 5, CSIRO_AGI_Rlap_v1, whole genome shotgun sequence genomic region:
- the LOC139850535 gene encoding probable histone H2AXa, producing MATKSGAEVKKGGRGKPKSTKSVSRSSKAGLQFPVGRIARFLKAGKYAQRVGGGAPVYLAAVLEYLAAEVLELAGNAARDNKKTRVIPRHIQLAVRNDQELSKLLGSVTIANGGVLPNIHSNLLPKKVGKDKADIGSASQEF from the exons ATGGCCACAAAATCAGGTGCTGAAGTGAAGAAAGGTGGTAGAGGAAAGCCAAAGTCTACCAAATCCGTTTCCAGATCTTCAAAAGCTGGCCTTCAGTTTCCCGTCGGTAGAATCGCTAGGTTTCTCAAGGCCGGAAAGTACGCCCAACGTGTCGGCGGCGGTGCTCCGGTTTACCTCGCCGCCGTTCTCGAGTACCTCGCTGCTGAG GTACTGGAATTGGCTGGAAATGCAGCAAGAGATAACAAGAAGACAAGAGTTATACCAAGGCATATACAGTTGGCAGTAAGGAACGATCAAGAATTGAGTAAATTGTTGGGATCTGTGACTATTGCAAATGGTGGTGTTTTGCCTAACATTCATTCTAATTTGTTACCAAAGAAGGTTGGGAAAGATAAGGCTGATATTGGTTCTGCCTCTCAAGAATTTTAG
- the LOC139849396 gene encoding uncharacterized protein, translating to MDNKYETEGVILMQKRKLENVVYSLVDLKVMLLYGDIEDLRDHFVKFTCYKDQRCLVSNQLLLEICKLFFLTGVWPAIVAVVVDSGSGDTHKITQVSDLDFGDPLYLHASDTSTTALVSLKLKGTENYNVWSRAMTLALHTKNKFGFVDGSCKKSKTDHVLMLQWNRCNSVVLSWILISISDELYCGQGNSIVSDYYHKLNALWKPFDALVKLPTCFLMGLDESYSYVRSNILLIDPLLSVKTAFAIVSREESHRTSSQASSSGSVKYQNSAFLVSKTFDNKRRIGNGPNPNLKCTKCKRLGHTIERCYEIVGYPPGWVKRNDNKSVVSNNSVPAVNASDNSVRPFSSDQISQLMSLLHDQSTQGNVRANMAGHPNGTLAKITKIGNLHLTNNCVLKDVLVIPGYCVNLLYVNKLSKDYPMFIGFTSINSNNKNMCYASTSLWHCILRHPATQVLKLLKNSIGINPNSDSDVCDVCHKAKQSRDPFPLSDHTSSKIGELVHLNVWGPYRVNSYYGFKFFLTIVDAFSRAVWIYLLKTKSDFFDNLLSFV from the exons ATGGACAATAaatatgagacggagggagtaatactTATGCAAAAAAGGAAATTAGAAAAT GTTGTTTATTCTCTTGTTGATTTAAAGGTTATGTTGTTGTATGGTGATATTGAAGACTTGAGGGATCATTTTGTAAAGTTTACATGCTACAAGGACCAAA GGTGCTTGGTTAGTAACCAATTGCTACTGGAGATTTGTAAGTTGTTCTTTCTTACAGGTGTCTGGCCAGCAATTGTTGCTGTGGTTGtg GATTCTGGTTCTGGTGATACACACAAGATCACTCAAGTGAGTGATCTTGATTTTGGTGATCCTCTTTATCTGCATGCTAGTGATACTAGTACTACTGCTCTTGTCTCTTTAAAGCTTAAGGGGACAGAGAACTATAATGTTTGGAGTAGGGCTATGACTCTAGCCCTACATACCAAAAATAAGTTTGGTTTTGTTGATGGTTCTTGTAAGAAAAGTAAAACTGATCATGTGCTTATGTTACAATGGAATAGATGCAATTCTGTGGTTCTTTCATGGATTTTAATTTCTATATCTGATGAATTGTATTGTGGTCAA GGTAACTCTATTGTATCTGATTACTATCATAAGTTAAATGCTCTATGGAAACCGTTTGATGCTcttgttaaattacctacttgt TTCTTAATGGGTTTAGATGAGTCTTATTCTTATGTGAGAAGTAATATTTTATTAATTGATCCTCTTCTTAGTGTTAAAACTGCTTTTGCTATTGTTTCAAGAGAAGAGTCTCATAGAACATCTTCTCAAGCTAGTAGTTCTGGTTCTGTTAAATATCAAAATTCTGCTTTCTTAGTATCCAAAACTTTTGATAACAAAAGGAGAATTGGTAATGGACCTAATCCTAATCTTAAGTGTACTAAATGTAAAAGGTTAGGTCATACTATTGAAAGATGTTATGAAATTGTTGGTTATCCTCCTGGTTGGGTTAAAAGGAATGATAATAAGTCTGTTGTTAGTAATAATTCTGTGCCTGCTGTGAATGCTAGTGATAACAGTGTTCGTCCTTTCTCTTCTGATCAAATTTCACAGCTTATGAGTTTATTGCATGATCAATCTACCCAAGGAAATGTACGTGCCAATATGGCAG GTCATCCAAATGGTACTCTTGCTAAAATTACAAAGATTGGTAACCTTCACTTAACTAATAATTGTGTGCTAAAAGATGTTCTTGTGATTCCTGGATACTGTGTTAACTTACTATATGTTAATAAGCTTTCAAAGGATTATCCTATGTTCATTGGTTTCACTA gtattaattctaataataagaatATGTGTTATGCTTCTACTTCTCTGTGGCACTGCATATTAAGACATCCTGCTACTCAAGTTCTTAAACTTCTTAAGAATAGTATTGGGATTAATCCTAATTCTGACAGTGATGTTTGTGATGTTTGCCATAAGGCTAAACAATCAAGGGATCCTTTTCCCTTGAGTGATCATACATCTTCAAAAATTGGCGAATTAGTTCACCTAAATGTATGGGGGCCTTACAGGGTTAATAGTTATTATGGTTTTAAGTTTTTCTTGACTATTGTTGATGCTTTTTCCAGAGCtgtttggatttatttgttaaaaactaAAAGTGATTTTTTTGATAATCTTCTGAGTTttgtttaa